The following proteins come from a genomic window of Nicotiana tomentosiformis chromosome 12, ASM39032v3, whole genome shotgun sequence:
- the LOC138902184 gene encoding protein RGF1 INDUCIBLE TRANSCRIPTION FACTOR 1-like, with translation MAISMSFIYARQTKNLTFLFLDYTKNNNKEKMVGNGSISIPKWLEVLLGEKFFNACLVHELQRKNEENVFCLDCCFSLCLHCLPSHKCHRLLQCSKANLVLFMWVCSCYFFPAQILQADLASNCNVDIVVVHFLILQIRRYVYQNVLRLKEADKLLDCSFVQSYTTNSAKVVFLNQRPITRQFKSSLNYTCIVCDRSIQRPNIFCSISCKVCIFWIN, from the exons ATGGCCATTTCAATGTCATTCATTTACGCAAGACAAACAAAGAACCTTACGTTCTTGTTCCTCGACTATACAAAGAACAACAACAAAGAAAAAATG GTGGGAAATGGTTCAATTTCAATTCCAAAATGGCTAGAGGTTCTTTTGGGTGAGAAATTCTTTAACGCATGTTTGGTCCATGAATTGCagaggaaaaatgaagaaaatgtatTTTGTTTGGATTGTTGCTTTAGCTTATGCCTCCACTGCTTGCCTTCTCACAAATGTCACAGACTTTTGCAG TGTAGTAAGGCTAACTTGGTATTATTCATGTGGGTGTGTTCTTGTTATTTCTTCCCAGCACAAATTCTCCAAGCTGACTTAGCTTCCAATTGTAATGTTGATATTGTGGTTGTACATTTTTTGATTTTGCAGATTAGAAGGTACGTTTATCAAAACGTTTTACGCTTGAAAGAAGCTGACAAGCTCCTAGATTGCTCCTTTGTTCAA TCATACACAACAAATAGTGCTAAAGTGGTGTTCTTGAATCAAAGGCCAATAACAAGACAATTCAAGAGCTCACTTAATTACACTTGTATTGTATGTGACAGAAGCATTCAACGCCCAAACATTTTCTGCTCCATCTCATGCAAGGTTTGCATTTTCTGGATAAATTGA